The genomic interval CGTTTGCGAGTCCCAATGAGGTCGAAGCCGTTCGTAAGTTATATGCCGAAGGGATTGCATGGGGTGAAATGAAAAATTTATTATTTGAGCATATTAATGCGCAAGTCGCGCCAGCCCGCGAACGTTATCAAGCCTTATTAGAAAGTCCTGAGCATATTGAAAAAGAATTACTCGAAGGCGCAAAAAAAGCCCGTGAGATTGCTCAACCTTTTATCCAAACCCTACGCAAAGCTGTAGGAATATCTGCCCTTTCCCTTTAAAGTGAACCAATAATGACTGAAACTCCTTCTAGTAACGCATTAATTTATGCCATCCTTGCCTTAAAAAGCGAAACCGATTTACAAAAAGAATTCATTGAATCCACTGAAATTTCCAATGAAGAACGAGAGGAAGAACAAGAAATTTTAGATGATGTTGAACAAGCGTTTATGGAATTTATTGATCTTTATAAAAAACGATGTAAAACGGATTCAGAATTACCTGCGATTGATGAACTACTCACCAGCGAGTTATAACGATGTACACCCTGTATGGTATTACAAGTTGCAGTACGGTCACTAAAGCTCGCCGTTTTTTAGATGAAAAAAAATGTGACTATCAATTTTATGATTTAAAAAAACAACCGTTAACAGAGGCTTTAATCGGGGGGTTAGAAGCCCGTATTGGGTGGAAAATAATGCTGAATAAGCGCAGCACCACATGGCGACAGTTGGAGGAAGCTCAAAAATTAGACGTTGATCCAGCCAAAGCGATTGCATTAATGATACGTTATCCGACGTTGATTAAACGGCCTTTATTGGATCTGGGTGAGCAATTATTGGTAGGTTTTAAAATTGATGATTATGATGCGGCCTTATGAGTGAAACCTTAGCGTTATTAAATGATTTAATTCGCCGAGAATCGGTTACGCCAAGAGATGCAGGGTGTCAGGATGTCTTGGTTAAACGGTTATCTAAGCTGGGTTTTAAAGAAGAACGCTTAGATTTTGAAGATACTCAAAACAGTTGGTTGAGACGTGGCGATGTTGAACCGTTATTGGTTTTTTTAGGGCATACCGATGTTGTCCCCACGGGAAATTTAGAGGCGTGGGATTTCCCTCCTTTTGAACCGACGATTCATGACGGTAAGCTTTATGGACGCGGGACTGCGGATATGAAAGGGGGGATTGCGTGTTTTGTCACGGCGGTTGAAAAATTTGTTTTGGAAAACCCAGATCATCAAGGGTCGATTGCTTTGATGATTACCAGTGATGAAGAAGGTTGTGCTAAAAATGGGGTGATTAAGGTTGTCGAGGTTTTAGAGCAACGCGGTGAAAAAATTGATTGGTGTTTAGTGGGTGAACCGTCCAGTGAAAAGCGGGTAGGGGATGTCATTAAGGTGGGTCGCCGAGGGTCGTTATGTGCGACTTTGAAAATTCATGGCGTTCAAGGGCATGTTGCCTATCCTCATAAAGCCGATAATCCTATTCATAGTTTTTCTGCGGCACTTAAGGCTTTAACGGATGAAGTTTGGGATCAAGGGAATGAATTTTTCCCCCCGACGAGTTTACAAGTTTCCAATATTAACAGTGGGACAGGGGCGGAAAATATTATTCCAGCCGATGTTGATGTGATGTTTAATTTACGTTTTTCGACGGAATTAAGTGCAGCGGTTATTAAACAGCGGGTTCAGGCTATTTTAGATCTGTATTCGTTTCGTTATGAGTTAGTGTGGCGGTTATCGGGCAATCCATTTTTAACGACAGGAGACGAGTTAATTGAGGCCGCTCATCAAGCCATTAAATCGGTGGTGGGAATTGAGACTTTAGATGATACGGGCGGTGGAACATCGGATGGCCGTTTTATTGCACCGACAGGGGCGCAAGTCATTGAGTTAGGGCATTTGAATGGCACTATTCATAAGGTGAATGAGAATATTCCTGTGGATGATTTGGCGGTTTTAAGTGCGATTTATGAAAAAATACTGGTTAATTTGTTGTTAGCGTGAGTAATTAATTAAGTAATGAAATGAAAGAGGGCAGGGGGGAACGTTTAAAAATTATTGAAATACGGGATGTTTTTTTTGATTTTTTTACGTTAAATAGGCATGATCACCCCTGCCATTCAAACGAATGAAATTGACTATTTTTTAGACAAAAACGAGCTGAAAATGCGTTTTAAAATGGCTAACTTTTTAGGGCTATTTTATGTGGAAAAAACACGCTTATAAATCATTGAATCTATTAGAAAATAAAAAAATTATGGGGTTTGAATGGCTACCTGTTAGAGAAGGTATTAGGTTGTTTGTAGACTTGTCCATAAAGGAGCTAAACAATGCTCACAAAATTCAATAAATTCGCTGGAAAATACGGTGGATAAATCGTCTGTATGACCATAAAGTCGTTGTATTTCTAATTCGTAGCTTGTTTCTAATGCTAGCTTTAATTTGTCCGTTGCAACCGCTAACGCAGATTTATGACTGCGCGTACTGAGGGTTAAATTATGGACTTGTTTGGCATAATCTAACGCAATATCAACAAATAATGCATCAGGTATTTCTAAGCCCCTACGATACAGCGTAATAAGCGTCTGCAAAATCTCAACACTTTGATGTTCACTTTTTAAAATGAAACAGGACTCTTTACTGACGATATAAGTGCGTTGAGGCTCATGCTGATTAATTAAGCAATGATGTAGCCATGCCAGTAATAAATCCTTTCCCTTAAGCGGCGCGTAACGAAAAAATAAACTGCCGTGTTGATAACGATTATAAAGTTTCCCCGTTAAATAAAAATCCCCACAACGATAATCAAGGGCTAAATTTTCTAAAGGTTCACCTAAATTTAATGCCTGAATTTGTTGAACAAAGGCCACTAGGGTTTGTTGTTGCTTGATAAATTCAACTTCCCCCAAAACCCCTGATAACCACCGACCTTGCGCCTGTAATTTTTCTAAATTAAACTCTTTTTGGGCAAGCAAAGTCATAATCCAATCGTCTTTAATACCATAAGCGGTTAGAGGGTCAATCTCAAAGGGTTCATTCCTATCGGCGGCTGAGTCTAAAGGCTGAAGATAAACCCCCAGTTGACGACGAAAAAAATAACGCTGAGGATGACGATAAAATTTACACAGCTCATCTAATTCTATAATTTTATTTTCCGTGAGAGGAAGTGTGTTTATCCACCACGGGGCAAGCGGTTGTTTTTCTTCAGCGAGTGCCTGAGCGGTTTCTTTATCATTAACAGAATAACTAAATAACTTTGGATTTTGAGGATTAAAATACGGCAAACTAAAGGGTTGTAAGGGGTGTTTAATCACTAAATCATTCGCCGTTAACCCGTAATTTTGAATCATCGTCTCTAATAATTCACTGATAATAACAGAGGGCGGAATGGTTTCATTTTGACGTTGCGATTGACCTCGATAAGTCACTATTAAACGCTGTTCTGTGGACATTAAAAGTTGCAAAAACTGCGCTCGGTCATCTTTACGTTGTGACGGATCGCCTTGTTTAGGGGACTTAGCTAATAAATCAAAACTGGGTGTCCGTTCCAAACTAGGAAAATCGCCTTCATTCATCCCTAAGACCGCAATCACTTTAAAAGGGATTCCTCGAACAGCCGTCATCATACTAAAGTTTAACAGACCTCGAAATAATCCCTGTGCTGATTTTGGGTTAACCTGTGTAGTTTCTAGCCAATAAATAATCACCGATAATTCAATAGGTTGATCGAAATGAAAACCAAAGGTTTCATCCATCTCTGTCAATAGCGCGTAAAGCGGTTGCGTCTCTTGATCGTCGATCATCAGCACGTCTACATAATGAACTAAACGTTCCCCCCAGTCTTTCAATGATTTAGCGGTTGTTAATTCATCACTGGCCTTGAATAAAAGCTGAATGAAATCATTTAATCCGCCAAGAGCTTGGGCCGTTGAACCTTCGAGTTCTATATACGGTAAAATCCCGTCAACTAAGACATCATCCGTTGCAAAAGCATAACCCATAAGCAACCGTTCCATACTGGCCTGCCATGTATTTTCATTTAATGGCGGCAACCCTAATTGGTGTTTATGTTCGGCGGATTTCCCCCAACGGACATAAGTATCCGCAAGCCATCGTTTAATCGTGGCTAAATCCGTTATGGATAAATCAAAGTGTGGAAATATGAGTTCTTGTTCTAATAAATCCAAAACATCAGGCCATTCAAATCGACTGTTGATAAGGCGTAAAAATTGGATAAACGTGGCGGCGACGGAATGCGTCTGTGAAAAAATAGGACTGTTAATCGTGTGAGGAATATCATCAAAAATTCCGCGAATAAAAGGCGCGTACTGATTTATATCAGGGGCAACCACACTTATATCGCGCAGGGTTAATTCAGGCTGTTCTTCCAGCGCGGCTAATAATACATTTTTTAAAACTTCAATTTCACGAGTTTTGGAATGACAGGCATGAATAGAAAGAGAATCATCCGCCGTTAATTTAATAAAAAAGGGCTGAGTCGATGAATAGGCAATGTCATCCTGTAATTGTTGAAGATTATTTTTTAGTGTTCTTTTTAAAGGGATGAGCGGTTGTGTATTAAGCGCGGTATTTGTTTGCAATAAGTGCAAAAATCCCTGATCTTGTTGCCCTAAACTTTTTATTAACGGATGCGTCGAGGGAACTAATGACGGTGTTTGTAAAAAGAAATGAAGATCACAATGGCCTGCTAAGGCGTTTAAATAATTTAAATGTAATGGCGGTAAGTGATTAACCCCCAAAATAAAAAGTCGCTGAGGTAATAAATATTTAAACGTTCCGATAGGGGAATTATTTAAGGTATCAATCGCGGATTGCCAATGCGTTTTTTCACTTATTTGATGCGTTTTAATTTGTAGCCATAACGCCTGTTGCCATTTTTCTGAGGGATCTTGCGTTAAATAACCGCCTTGTTGCCATGCGTTTAATAATTCAGGGCGCAGTTGTTGGTATTTCTCAAATAATTGAGCGATTTCTATGGCCAATTGATAACGTTTTAAGGCTTTATTTTCAGCATTTAAATAGGTCTGTAGCGGCGCGTAAAATGGGTTGTCAAGATGATGGAGTGCGTGTTCTATTTGCCAGCGGAGTGTGTTGCTATTAAGGGGTAAATCTTCGTTTAAAAGAGGGGCGATTTTGGCGGTAATTGATTTAAAAAATTGGGAGGGGGCTAGATATTGATAATGCGCCCAAACTTTAAACTGTTGTGCAAATTGCTGTGATAGCCACTGTTCTGTGGCGAAGTTTTGAATTAAAAACTGTTCTTTTGCAAAGACATCATTAAGAGGGTAATTTTTAATGAAGCGGATTAGTTGGCTAACTAATGTGCTGTTATTAGCAGCGGTATAAAGTGTAAACATATCGTTTAAGGACGAAGCCCATAAATTTTAAAAAATACGAGGGAAAAATTTTGGCGTAGGGAGTACGTTGAGGTCAATGATACTCAAAATTAAAGCCTAAGCGGTGATCCGTTATTTTATCATCTTTGGGTCGGCTAAGGGTTCTGCATAGTCAACCCAAATACCCTCATGGTACTTTTTACCCGATTCATTGATAATGTAATGATAGGAATCAGATTTGTCGTTATAAAGATGGCACGCGGTCAAAGCGGCTTCCAATCCTTGAAAATGATGCAACTCCACTTGCCGATAAACCGTTTTAATCCAAGGAGGTTGGTTATGAACGGGAATAATCTCAGATTTAAGCAAACGATACATGATTAATGTCTGGCATAGAAAGGTTGAGTTGAGAAGGTGATATTTTTTAATCTAGGTTTCAATTTTCAATCCATCGGATGTATGAGCATCATCGACTAATAAAGTGGAATCTTGCCCTGCATCAACGGTTTCTAAACCCTTTTTAGCGGGTAAATAGGATGATAAGGTCGTTTGAATCACTTCTTCAGAAATTTTAAGATATCGAAGCACATTGGTCGCCGCTTTAATATTTAAACGATTAAAATCCCCTAGCAGCTTAGTCGTAAAATCAATGCTTTCTTGTTTAAAATTTTGCGGATGAATTTTATGAGCCTTGCCATCCCGCATAAAATTTAATTTTGTTTGTTTATAATTTTCAAAGGTTTTATGGTAATCCAAATGATTGGGGGTAATATTGGTAAGGAGTTTAATATTAAAATCAATCCCTAACAGGCGTGCTTGATCGATGCCTTCAGAGGTCACTTCCATGATAAAGTGCGTTCCACCTTGGTTTAAATGATCGTTCATAACCCGTTCAATATCAGATGGTTTAGAGCTAGACGGGTCTTGATTATCTGAATTTAAGGGGCTTAATACAAAAGGCTTATAACCTGCGGACTTTAAGACTTCACCAATTAAATAGGAAACAGACGTTTTTCCATGGGTTCCCGTAATGCCAATGACACAAAGATCTTTTGACGGATGTTGGTAAGGGGCATTAACCTTTTTACGTGACCGATTTTTTAAAGAAAGCTGAGGGCGTTTTAAACGATGTGTGGAAAGGGGATTAACCGTTTCCTTTAACTCAGCAGACGATTGCGTTTTTTTTAATGAAGGGACAAGGCTTTTAAGTTGGCGGGGTTTATAGGTAACGGCTATTTTTTTTTGAACGACTGACTCGACAGGCTCAAAAGAATTATTTAAATAATTCGTTTTTGAATAGGGTTCGATAGTGTTAATTAGGTAGCCTCTAGTAGGTTATAAAATATAAAGTAGGATTGTAGGGGATGCTTCATTTCTGGGTATTCGTTATTATTTGGAAAAAGACCGACTATCGTTGATAGCGTAAAATTTGTCCCCGAAAGGGGTCGCTTAAATAATCGGTATTTTCAGCTTTACTGTGGCTATGTGAGTAGCCTAATGTAACCATTTTCTTGCTAAATCGGCCATGATAACTTCGTCCTGGATCAACAATAATGACTTCACAATGCGGCGTTGCATGTTGATTAATAAAATCCGATAATAAACCGACATGATCGCCTTCATATAATAAATCACTGCCAATAATCAGATCAAATTTGCCTAAATCACTGTCTTCATTATTCCAGCTCATACGGACGAACGGTATTTTATTCCCCTTGTTGAGTCGGGTATTTTCCACTAAAAAACTTTCAACTTCGGGATGATAGTCGGTTGCGGTAATATTGGCGTGACGATGATTCAGCATCAAACTGGTTAAGCCGATTCCACAGCCTACTTCCAAAATTCGTTTTCCTGCAATGTCATAATCGAATAGAAAATGCGCCAACACTTCGCTGGAGGGCCAAACTACGCCAAATAGTGACCAAATAGCCGATGAGATACCGAGATTTTGAGCAATATCATCGACATCAAGATATTGTTGTTTATTGCGTAAAGTCCGTAAATGAATATCAACGTTACCAAATTCAATGGTTTGATAACGAACACGTAATAAAGGTATTGATGGGGAATTTTCCATAACTAGGTAACTAATCGTTTGAGATAGGGCGTTCGCATTGATCTAATTTTTTTATGTAAGGTGGGTTGCAGCCCCAGTCAGCCCCCGAATAATCAATATGAGCATTGGCAGGCACTTTTAAGGGAATACACGCCTTATTTTGCGCTAAATATCCGCGCTCACACTTCCAGCCTGAACCATAAGGCGATTCAAAAAAATACCCATTCGCGGGTATTTTTACAGCAACGCAACGCTGATCAAGTGCTTTAAACTTACGTTGACATGCCCAGCCATTACCAAAAGAATTTAAATAAGCATTTTCAGGTATTTTAATAATGACACAGTGGTTATCAGCTTTATGATAGCCCCAGTTACATTTCCAGCCATTACCATAAGATGAATTACTCAAATGGGCATTATCAGGAATCTTGATTGCAATACAGGTTTTACCTTTTTGTTGATACCCTGAAAGACATTCCCATCCATTTCCATAAGTTTGAGAACGCGCATTCTTAGGGATTGTTTCCTGACTGACATCGGCATAGACACTGGTGCTAACGCCAAATATAAGCAGCGAAGAAACAAAAAATGATCCTAAAATGTTATATTTTGATTGTGTCCTAATAAATAATTCCTTATGTGAGTCGTTGATAATATGAAAGCTGTTTATGGTAGATTAGCGACTATCAATTTAAGA from Methylococcales bacterium carries:
- a CDS encoding exodeoxyribonuclease V subunit gamma yields the protein MFTLYTAANNSTLVSQLIRFIKNYPLNDVFAKEQFLIQNFATEQWLSQQFAQQFKVWAHYQYLAPSQFFKSITAKIAPLLNEDLPLNSNTLRWQIEHALHHLDNPFYAPLQTYLNAENKALKRYQLAIEIAQLFEKYQQLRPELLNAWQQGGYLTQDPSEKWQQALWLQIKTHQISEKTHWQSAIDTLNNSPIGTFKYLLPQRLFILGVNHLPPLHLNYLNALAGHCDLHFFLQTPSLVPSTHPLIKSLGQQDQGFLHLLQTNTALNTQPLIPLKRTLKNNLQQLQDDIAYSSTQPFFIKLTADDSLSIHACHSKTREIEVLKNVLLAALEEQPELTLRDISVVAPDINQYAPFIRGIFDDIPHTINSPIFSQTHSVAATFIQFLRLINSRFEWPDVLDLLEQELIFPHFDLSITDLATIKRWLADTYVRWGKSAEHKHQLGLPPLNENTWQASMERLLMGYAFATDDVLVDGILPYIELEGSTAQALGGLNDFIQLLFKASDELTTAKSLKDWGERLVHYVDVLMIDDQETQPLYALLTEMDETFGFHFDQPIELSVIIYWLETTQVNPKSAQGLFRGLLNFSMMTAVRGIPFKVIAVLGMNEGDFPSLERTPSFDLLAKSPKQGDPSQRKDDRAQFLQLLMSTEQRLIVTYRGQSQRQNETIPPSVIISELLETMIQNYGLTANDLVIKHPLQPFSLPYFNPQNPKLFSYSVNDKETAQALAEEKQPLAPWWINTLPLTENKIIELDELCKFYRHPQRYFFRRQLGVYLQPLDSAADRNEPFEIDPLTAYGIKDDWIMTLLAQKEFNLEKLQAQGRWLSGVLGEVEFIKQQQTLVAFVQQIQALNLGEPLENLALDYRCGDFYLTGKLYNRYQHGSLFFRYAPLKGKDLLLAWLHHCLINQHEPQRTYIVSKESCFILKSEHQSVEILQTLITLYRRGLEIPDALFVDIALDYAKQVHNLTLSTRSHKSALAVATDKLKLALETSYELEIQRLYGHTDDLSTVFSSEFIEFCEHCLAPLWTSLQTT
- a CDS encoding Spx/MgsR family RNA polymerase-binding regulatory protein; translated protein: MYTLYGITSCSTVTKARRFLDEKKCDYQFYDLKKQPLTEALIGGLEARIGWKIMLNKRSTTWRQLEEAQKLDVDPAKAIALMIRYPTLIKRPLLDLGEQLLVGFKIDDYDAAL
- a CDS encoding Mur ligase family protein, which codes for MTGTHGKTSVSYLIGEVLKSAGYKPFVLSPLNSDNQDPSSSKPSDIERVMNDHLNQGGTHFIMEVTSEGIDQARLLGIDFNIKLLTNITPNHLDYHKTFENYKQTKLNFMRDGKAHKIHPQNFKQESIDFTTKLLGDFNRLNIKAATNVLRYLKISEEVIQTTLSSYLPAKKGLETVDAGQDSTLLVDDAHTSDGLKIET
- the dapE gene encoding succinyl-diaminopimelate desuccinylase, with amino-acid sequence MSETLALLNDLIRRESVTPRDAGCQDVLVKRLSKLGFKEERLDFEDTQNSWLRRGDVEPLLVFLGHTDVVPTGNLEAWDFPPFEPTIHDGKLYGRGTADMKGGIACFVTAVEKFVLENPDHQGSIALMITSDEEGCAKNGVIKVVEVLEQRGEKIDWCLVGEPSSEKRVGDVIKVGRRGSLCATLKIHGVQGHVAYPHKADNPIHSFSAALKALTDEVWDQGNEFFPPTSLQVSNINSGTGAENIIPADVDVMFNLRFSTELSAAVIKQRVQAILDLYSFRYELVWRLSGNPFLTTGDELIEAAHQAIKSVVGIETLDDTGGGTSDGRFIAPTGAQVIELGHLNGTIHKVNENIPVDDLAVLSAIYEKILVNLLLA
- a CDS encoding methyltransferase domain-containing protein — protein: MENSPSIPLLRVRYQTIEFGNVDIHLRTLRNKQQYLDVDDIAQNLGISSAIWSLFGVVWPSSEVLAHFLFDYDIAGKRILEVGCGIGLTSLMLNHRHANITATDYHPEVESFLVENTRLNKGNKIPFVRMSWNNEDSDLGKFDLIIGSDLLYEGDHVGLLSDFINQHATPHCEVIIVDPGRSYHGRFSKKMVTLGYSHSHSKAENTDYLSDPFRGQILRYQR